From Herbiconiux flava, one genomic window encodes:
- a CDS encoding class C sortase, protein MPLAIAIVCVIGAGLLLFPTIVSWFSQYEQSQRITELTDDVADLSAETLAERLREARRYNSELVDGGASIAANERLPLAEQPEQEGDYAAVLRADANGLMARLKIPAIDVDLPIYHGTSADVLDHGVGHLEGTAVPVGGVTTHSVLTAHRGLATSELFTHLDRVELDDTFTVEVFGEVLTYRVIDTRVVEPTETQSLLPVDGRDLITLVTCTPLGVNSHRILVTGERVIPTPQVDVDGAGERPEIPTFPWWVLIAVAVLTAAALYVWWSGRPARPARASAAAGGPGATRPAPKGVPSKGSAAAQTRVLASDDARSDRGMRVATQMVKVGLFDADADALAAKIERLARVDGVEVTVAASSLGQLLTSPSFPPDVVVVEQRPGERVSVNYKIRVCRLADARVIVVSDPDGERDDGGRFEPDVGAMMTPVLSFEEALSRIRH, encoded by the coding sequence GTGCCGCTCGCGATCGCCATCGTCTGCGTCATCGGGGCCGGGCTCCTGCTGTTCCCCACGATCGTCTCGTGGTTCAGCCAGTACGAGCAGTCCCAGCGCATCACCGAACTGACCGACGACGTCGCCGACCTGAGCGCCGAGACGCTGGCCGAACGCCTGCGCGAGGCCCGCCGGTACAACTCCGAGCTGGTCGACGGTGGAGCCAGCATCGCGGCGAACGAGCGCCTGCCGCTGGCCGAGCAGCCCGAGCAGGAAGGCGACTACGCCGCTGTGCTCCGCGCCGATGCGAACGGCCTGATGGCCCGGCTGAAGATCCCCGCCATCGACGTCGACCTGCCGATCTACCACGGCACGAGTGCCGACGTGCTCGATCACGGCGTCGGCCACCTCGAGGGCACCGCCGTCCCCGTCGGCGGGGTGACCACCCACTCGGTGCTCACCGCGCACCGCGGCCTCGCGACCTCCGAGCTCTTCACCCACCTCGACCGGGTCGAGCTCGACGACACCTTCACCGTCGAGGTCTTCGGCGAGGTGCTCACCTACCGCGTCATCGACACCCGGGTCGTGGAGCCGACCGAGACCCAGAGCCTCCTGCCCGTCGACGGGCGCGACCTGATCACCCTCGTCACCTGCACGCCGCTCGGGGTGAACAGCCACCGCATCCTCGTGACCGGTGAGCGGGTCATCCCGACACCCCAGGTCGACGTCGACGGGGCCGGCGAGCGGCCCGAGATCCCCACGTTTCCGTGGTGGGTGCTCATCGCCGTCGCCGTGCTGACCGCCGCCGCCCTGTACGTCTGGTGGTCGGGCCGCCCCGCCCGCCCGGCCCGGGCCTCGGCCGCCGCCGGCGGGCCGGGGGCGACTCGCCCTGCGCCGAAGGGTGTACCGTCGAAAGGGTCGGCAGCGGCGCAGACGCGAGTGCTGGCGAGCGACGATGCCCGGTCAGACCGGGGGATGAGGGTGGCGACGCAGATGGTGAAGGTGGGGCTGTTCGACGCCGACGCCGACGCTCTCGCCGCCAAGATCGAGCGGCTCGCGCGGGTCGACGGCGTCGAGGTGACGGTCGCCGCGAGCTCGCTCGGGCAGCTGCTCACCTCGCCGAGCTTCCCGCCCGACGTCGTCGTGGTCGAGCAGCGGCCGGGCGAACGGGTGAGCGTCAACTACAAGATCCGGGTGTGCCGGCTGGCGGATGCGCGGGTGATCGTCGTCTCGGACCCCGACGGTGAGCGTGACGACGGCGGCCGGTTCGAGCCCGATGTCGGGGCGATGATGACGCCCGTCCTCAGCTTCGAGGAAGCGCTGTCGCGCATCCGTCACTGA
- a CDS encoding SpaH/EbpB family LPXTG-anchored major pilin gives MSRTAFRRVTAAIGAVALAAGAAIVAVAPAQAVILPGNIDSTQQRTLTVHKFALGPNNGAIAGTGQELPSSTNLGTPLPGAVFTATQVAGVDLTTPEGWALATGLTPQTASTRLGTTSFTSTPSAANGTANFTVDPALYPTGMPIGLYYVQETVLPADATNPTAPFLVSLPLPTGPVGAPANQWIYDVHVYPKNAVTELTKTRVPAPANSVEARNPDLIRWAIASSIPTLAAGDAISNFTLVDEVPTDLQFVATPPTGVSPTTVTVTSAAGIVQNFVSGTDYNVVTTASTSTLTFTPGGLTRLTALQGGVVSFNVLTRAVTIPANGLIVNSATANINGATETVTGTTPIGQLTVFAYESNNGSPRVALGGAVYQVYLNQNDANLQQNPISIGGITNWTTGANGLVAIPIVTPGNYYVREITPPTGFNLPQSNPVQTVVVAGPTSTTAPVQNYVEFNHTQVSVANFLLPLTGGDAGLWFGVGGGALVVLALGAAIVVARRRSSAVAAEPVVTHTVA, from the coding sequence ATGTCCAGAACCGCATTCAGGCGGGTCACCGCCGCGATCGGGGCCGTCGCCCTGGCCGCCGGCGCGGCGATCGTCGCCGTCGCCCCGGCGCAGGCCGTCATCCTGCCCGGCAACATCGACTCGACGCAGCAGCGCACGCTCACCGTGCACAAGTTCGCGCTCGGCCCGAACAACGGCGCGATCGCCGGCACCGGCCAGGAGCTGCCCTCCTCGACCAACCTCGGCACGCCGCTGCCCGGCGCGGTCTTCACGGCGACCCAGGTCGCCGGCGTCGACCTCACCACTCCGGAGGGCTGGGCACTCGCGACCGGCCTGACCCCGCAGACGGCATCGACCCGACTGGGCACCACGTCGTTCACCTCGACTCCCTCGGCGGCGAACGGCACGGCGAACTTCACGGTCGACCCGGCCCTGTACCCGACCGGGATGCCCATCGGCCTGTACTACGTGCAGGAGACGGTGCTCCCCGCCGACGCGACCAACCCGACCGCCCCCTTCCTCGTGTCGCTGCCGCTGCCCACCGGCCCCGTCGGCGCTCCGGCGAACCAGTGGATCTACGACGTGCACGTGTACCCGAAGAACGCGGTGACCGAACTCACGAAGACCCGCGTCCCGGCTCCGGCGAACTCGGTCGAGGCGCGCAACCCCGACCTCATCCGGTGGGCGATCGCGTCGAGCATCCCCACCCTGGCCGCGGGTGACGCGATCTCGAACTTCACGCTCGTCGACGAGGTGCCGACCGACCTCCAGTTCGTCGCCACCCCGCCGACCGGCGTCTCGCCGACCACGGTCACGGTGACGAGCGCCGCGGGCATCGTGCAGAACTTCGTCAGCGGCACCGACTACAACGTGGTCACCACCGCCAGCACGTCGACGCTCACGTTCACGCCCGGTGGTCTGACCCGCCTCACCGCCCTGCAGGGCGGCGTGGTGTCGTTCAACGTGCTCACCCGGGCCGTGACCATCCCCGCGAACGGCCTGATCGTGAACAGCGCGACGGCCAACATCAACGGCGCCACCGAGACCGTGACGGGCACCACCCCGATCGGCCAGCTGACGGTGTTCGCCTACGAGAGCAACAACGGCAGCCCCCGCGTCGCGCTCGGCGGTGCGGTCTACCAGGTCTACCTGAACCAGAACGACGCCAACCTGCAGCAGAACCCGATCTCGATCGGCGGCATCACGAACTGGACGACGGGCGCCAACGGCCTCGTCGCCATCCCGATCGTGACGCCCGGCAACTACTACGTGCGCGAGATCACGCCGCCGACCGGATTCAACCTGCCGCAGTCCAACCCGGTGCAGACCGTCGTGGTCGCCGGTCCCACCTCGACCACCGCCCCGGTGCAGAACTACGTCGAGTTCAACCACACCCAGGTGTCGGTGGCGAACTTCCTGCTGCCGCTCACCGGTGGTGACGCCGGACTGTGGTTCGGTGTCGGGGGAGGGGCGCTCGTCGTCCTGGCCCTGGGCGCCGCCATCGTCGTGGCCCGCCGCCGCTCGTCCGCCGTGGCGGCCGAGCCGGTCGTGACCCACACGGTTGCGTAG
- the fgd gene encoding glucose-6-phosphate dehydrogenase (coenzyme-F420), with the protein MTIPFRFGYKASAEQFGPAELLEYGVLAEQAGFDSIFVSDHFQPWNHEGGHAPAAMPWLGALGARTEKIIMGTSVLTPSFRYHPGVVAQAFGTLGALFPGRVILGVGSGEALNEVVLGLPWPEMKERFARLKEAITIIETLWAEDRVTYEGQFFRTQDATIYDKPAAPVPIYIGASGPAATRLAGRMASGFITTSGKKRELYTETLLPALEEGIEKGGRTADDVDTLMEMKVSFDHDRERALQDTRYWAPLALTPEEKMGVEDPIEMQRLADALPIERAASRWIVSTDPDEHVARINEYIDMGFKHLVFHGPGADQRRFIELYGAEILPRLRAQHGA; encoded by the coding sequence ATGACCATCCCCTTCCGCTTCGGCTACAAGGCCTCGGCCGAGCAGTTCGGCCCCGCCGAGCTGCTGGAGTACGGGGTGCTCGCCGAGCAGGCCGGCTTCGACTCGATCTTCGTCTCCGACCATTTCCAGCCCTGGAACCACGAGGGCGGGCACGCTCCGGCCGCGATGCCGTGGCTCGGGGCGCTCGGGGCGCGCACCGAGAAGATCATCATGGGCACGAGCGTGCTGACGCCGTCGTTCCGCTACCACCCGGGTGTCGTCGCGCAGGCGTTCGGCACGCTCGGGGCGCTCTTCCCCGGGCGCGTGATCCTCGGGGTCGGCAGCGGCGAGGCGCTGAACGAGGTCGTGCTCGGGCTGCCCTGGCCCGAGATGAAGGAGCGCTTCGCCCGTCTCAAGGAGGCGATCACGATCATCGAGACCCTCTGGGCGGAGGACCGGGTGACGTACGAGGGGCAGTTCTTCCGCACGCAGGACGCGACGATCTACGACAAGCCGGCGGCCCCGGTGCCGATCTACATCGGCGCCTCGGGCCCGGCCGCGACCCGCCTCGCCGGGCGCATGGCGAGCGGCTTCATCACCACCTCGGGCAAGAAGCGCGAGCTCTACACCGAGACGCTGCTGCCGGCGCTCGAGGAGGGCATCGAGAAGGGCGGCCGCACGGCGGACGACGTCGACACGCTGATGGAGATGAAGGTCTCGTTCGACCACGACCGCGAGCGCGCCCTGCAGGACACCCGCTACTGGGCGCCCCTCGCCCTCACGCCCGAGGAGAAGATGGGCGTCGAGGACCCGATCGAGATGCAGCGCCTCGCCGACGCCCTTCCGATCGAGCGCGCGGCCTCCCGCTGGATCGTCTCGACCGACCCCGACGAGCACGTCGCCCGCATCAACGAGTACATCGACATGGGCTTCAAGCACCTCGTCTTCCACGGCCCGGGCGCCGACCAGCGCCGCTTCATCGAGCTCTACGGCGCCGAGATCCTCCCGCGCCTCCGCGCGCAGCACGGCGCCTGA